The following proteins are co-located in the Desulfurococcus amylolyticus Z-533 genome:
- a CDS encoding YkgJ family cysteine cluster protein: protein MEEEIPVFKCPACGLCCTFSPVSILPHEDVVLEIIAGVLDLPYKSQPGYTVYDEISGLNIAFSYIMELNNGRCVFLSGVRCLIHDVYKPLICRSYPYVPRHVKYNIDERGRYILATADYGISLACPIVRKDRGVLEKYSENPGLVIRYMKREYEAAVEMENARNLLLGLLSKLWREGLVELSTGKRNAPVVNLYEFLRKYYPDLPNMLNIDKVVEKIKLLEEEK, encoded by the coding sequence ATGGAGGAGGAAATACCTGTATTCAAGTGCCCGGCTTGCGGACTGTGCTGCACATTTTCACCCGTCTCCATACTGCCCCATGAAGACGTGGTGCTTGAAATCATAGCTGGGGTACTCGATCTACCTTATAAGAGTCAACCAGGATACACGGTTTACGATGAGATCTCGGGTTTGAATATAGCTTTCAGCTATATAATGGAGCTCAACAACGGTAGATGCGTTTTCTTAAGCGGGGTTAGGTGCCTGATACACGATGTATACAAGCCGCTGATATGTAGGAGCTATCCCTATGTACCCCGTCACGTTAAATACAATATAGATGAGAGGGGTAGGTATATACTGGCAACAGCTGACTACGGGATAAGCTTAGCCTGTCCAATAGTTAGGAAGGATCGGGGTGTATTGGAGAAGTATTCTGAGAACCCCGGTCTAGTAATCAGGTATATGAAGAGAGAATATGAGGCGGCCGTTGAAATGGAGAATGCTCGGAACCTATTGTTAGGACTCCTCTCAAAACTATGGAGGGAGGGGTTAGTAGAGTTATCGACAGGTAAGAGAAACGCGCCTGTGGTAAACCTCTATGAATTTTTGAGGAAATACTACCCGGATCTCCCTAACATGCTTAACATTGATAAAGTCGTTGAGAAGATTAAACTATTAGAGGAGGAGAAGTAA
- a CDS encoding TldD/PmbA family protein — protein MIDLDYIVKTGLELGVEFIDVRYQDYYYESLVVDNGVLREATATYSSGIGVRVLVKGLMGYASTNDLSRRGMREAVESAIKLARVLGHHGMEQGLLERPVYRDRIVSHYGLNPENVDLSEKVELLFDMYKAGRGVQGISSLIIPYGYERDHRIYVSSRGDYIDFTRRMIGVGVRAVASVEGRYEMLWTSESGVAGWEFIKSFNWLNYVAENSKLAVDAARAEHVKPGRYDIVLDNEIVGLMLHEAFGHASEADIVEAGGSVLGGRIGETVASPLVSIIDDGRVEGGVYVPYDDEGTPKLKTYTVRNGVLSSFLHSLATARGLGASPTGNARVMSFRNTLLVRQTNTYMEPRDWKPEEMIRDMGRGLYIRGKGAMGGEVNPLTGAFTFTSGPSYIVENGEPIKLVKGVMLSGIILETLKNVDAVGKDLVVKTSVFGGCGKSGQMVRVGDGGPHVRVRGFTIGGG, from the coding sequence ATGATAGACCTAGATTACATCGTGAAAACCGGGCTGGAGCTCGGCGTGGAGTTTATCGATGTCCGCTACCAAGACTACTACTATGAATCCCTGGTTGTGGACAATGGTGTTTTAAGAGAGGCAACGGCCACTTACTCCAGTGGTATAGGTGTAAGAGTTTTAGTAAAAGGACTGATGGGTTATGCCTCAACCAATGATCTAAGTAGGAGAGGTATGAGAGAGGCCGTGGAGTCAGCTATTAAATTGGCCAGGGTACTAGGGCACCATGGGATGGAACAGGGATTACTCGAGCGCCCAGTCTACAGGGATAGGATTGTGAGTCACTATGGATTAAACCCTGAGAACGTGGATCTCTCAGAGAAGGTGGAACTATTATTCGACATGTATAAGGCTGGGAGAGGGGTACAGGGTATTTCAAGCCTCATTATTCCATACGGGTATGAGAGGGATCACAGGATATACGTCTCCAGTAGGGGAGACTACATTGATTTCACGCGGAGAATGATTGGGGTAGGGGTAAGGGCAGTGGCCAGCGTGGAGGGTAGATACGAGATGCTGTGGACAAGCGAGTCAGGTGTAGCTGGGTGGGAGTTCATTAAGTCGTTCAACTGGCTTAACTACGTTGCTGAGAACAGTAAGCTAGCCGTGGATGCAGCGAGGGCAGAGCATGTGAAACCGGGTAGATATGACATTGTGCTGGATAACGAGATTGTGGGACTAATGCTTCACGAGGCATTTGGGCATGCAAGCGAGGCAGACATAGTTGAAGCCGGTGGAAGCGTCCTCGGCGGTAGAATCGGGGAAACCGTGGCCAGCCCCCTTGTCTCAATAATTGATGATGGAAGAGTCGAGGGAGGGGTCTACGTTCCCTATGATGATGAAGGAACCCCTAAGCTTAAAACATATACGGTGAGAAATGGCGTGTTGTCATCCTTTCTCCATAGTCTTGCAACAGCGCGGGGACTCGGAGCATCTCCTACTGGTAATGCCCGCGTAATGTCTTTTAGAAACACGTTACTGGTGAGGCAGACGAACACCTATATGGAGCCCAGGGATTGGAAACCAGAGGAGATGATTAGGGATATGGGGAGGGGACTATATATCAGGGGTAAGGGTGCGATGGGAGGTGAGGTAAACCCGTTAACAGGTGCCTTCACGTTTACAAGTGGTCCAAGCTACATAGTTGAAAACGGTGAGCCTATTAAACTAGTTAAAGGAGTCATGTTAAGTGGTATAATACTTGAGACACTGAAGAACGTGGATGCCGTGGGAAAAGACCTGGTTGTTAAAACAAGCGTGTTTGGTGGATGCGGTAAGAGCGGACAGATGGTTAGGGTAGGGGATGGAGGACCACATGTCAGGGTTAGGGGATTCACTATTGGGGGTGGCTAA
- a CDS encoding biotin--[acetyl-CoA-carboxylase] ligase has product MSSELALKLELVRILSEHDEIPISEVVREIGVQQDELISMINELSRYYLMETARSRVSWSPGDNPRRLKPWGWNYLYRIITGSTMTSAKQMPPWSIVVSEMQTQGRGRHGKTWIGNLGGLWITFKINTTPQVTQVLSIAIPVLLVRMLRDKLGINVEIKWPNDIIFGDKKIAGILLEGEYKESVMVTYIGIGINVNNDPPLEVAESIKNIVGHLIPRNRILSYLSGWIGRLDRLAGRPDELRMEYMEHLSTLGRKVIAMTSSGEIQGIAKDVTEYGELIIENESGSHRLSSGEILRLRHAE; this is encoded by the coding sequence ATGAGTAGCGAGCTCGCATTAAAGCTTGAACTGGTGAGAATTCTCTCCGAGCACGACGAGATACCTATCTCCGAAGTGGTGAGAGAGATAGGTGTACAACAGGATGAATTAATCAGCATGATTAACGAGTTATCCAGGTATTACTTAATGGAGACCGCGAGATCCAGGGTTTCATGGAGCCCGGGTGATAATCCACGTAGATTAAAACCATGGGGTTGGAACTACCTATATAGAATTATAACAGGATCCACGATGACTTCAGCGAAACAGATGCCACCATGGAGTATAGTTGTATCAGAGATGCAGACACAGGGTAGAGGAAGACATGGAAAGACATGGATAGGGAATCTCGGAGGATTATGGATCACGTTCAAGATTAATACCACACCCCAGGTAACACAGGTTCTTTCAATAGCGATACCAGTCCTCCTAGTCAGGATGCTAAGAGATAAACTCGGTATAAATGTTGAAATCAAGTGGCCTAACGACATAATATTTGGGGATAAAAAGATCGCTGGGATACTCCTGGAGGGCGAGTACAAGGAGTCAGTAATGGTCACCTATATCGGGATAGGCATAAACGTTAATAATGACCCCCCGCTTGAAGTGGCTGAGAGCATTAAGAACATAGTGGGACACCTGATACCGCGTAACAGGATCCTCTCCTATCTCTCCGGGTGGATTGGCAGGTTGGATAGATTAGCCGGTAGGCCAGATGAGTTGAGGATGGAGTATATGGAGCATCTCTCCACACTAGGTAGAAAAGTCATAGCTATGACAAGCAGTGGTGAAATACAGGGGATCGCAAAGGATGTGACAGAGTATGGAGAGCTGATCATTGAAAACGAATCAGGCAGCCATAGATTGTCAAGTGGTGAAATACTTAGGTTAAGGCATGCCGAGTAA
- a CDS encoding nicotinamide-nucleotide adenylyltransferase, which produces MDTGRCLIIARFQPFHYGHLNAVEYCYRNYDETIIVVGMASQSHTPENPFTAGERILMIRESLKWAGHDLSRYITVTLPTLEVNRAAIHFVRQYSPPFKSVITLNPIIQRLFMEEGYVVITPPLKERDTYSGSTIRRLILNNDPLWKQLVPPPVVEIIESIGGVERIKMLYSERLPGYYATA; this is translated from the coding sequence ATGGATACTGGGAGATGCCTTATAATAGCGAGGTTTCAGCCATTCCATTACGGCCACTTAAACGCTGTAGAGTACTGTTATAGAAACTATGATGAAACCATAATAGTGGTTGGGATGGCTAGTCAAAGCCATACACCTGAGAACCCGTTTACAGCTGGTGAGAGAATACTTATGATTAGGGAATCACTTAAATGGGCTGGACATGATTTATCAAGGTATATAACGGTTACTCTTCCCACACTCGAGGTGAATAGGGCAGCCATACACTTTGTTAGACAATACAGTCCTCCATTTAAATCCGTGATCACATTAAACCCGATAATACAGAGGCTCTTCATGGAGGAGGGGTATGTGGTGATTACCCCGCCCCTCAAGGAGAGGGATACATATAGTGGTTCAACCATTAGACGACTAATACTAAATAATGACCCCCTGTGGAAACAATTAGTTCCGCCACCAGTCGTGGAGATAATTGAAAGTATAGGAGGAGTGGAGAGAATAAAGATGCTTTACAGTGAGAGGCTACCAGGGTATTATGCCACCGCCTAG
- a CDS encoding TldD/PmbA family protein, which yields MLEKLLEIGIRKGLSEVEVYSIESNILSFTVSNNMVKEASRSRITNIGLRGAVGRKIGGITLTTLNIEPEKAVSELVGIVNSSPEDPYWPGFPPLIRRASSTTCLDRRITDISDEEALKLLLNTMETLRSKAMEKHVEKAIVVEGSLNLGTQKIRVLNLHGVDTSSECTFISMWLTLSAESPSGSSDKSMFIAKRGLDESYILKQAEEAGELATLFTNAGLVESGVYDLILAPEAAGLIISTVLAPAFSALNILESRSPLKDKTGKQVASQQVSIIDDPLIPLELGSRSFDDEGVGTYSKIVVDKGVFKQPLHSYYTASRMSTETTGNGFRRSPGSPVQPGVTNLILQPVRGDLNSFINEAGRALVVYEMIGYWMSNPVNGVVKATVSHGLLVEKGRIIQPVKGVVITGNIYEWLNNGLAGVGGDLAVNNGVGSPSLWIHGVNVAGR from the coding sequence TTGCTCGAGAAGCTCTTGGAGATAGGTATTAGGAAAGGGTTGAGCGAAGTAGAGGTTTACTCCATTGAATCCAATATATTATCATTCACTGTATCAAACAATATGGTTAAGGAGGCCTCGCGTTCGAGAATAACAAATATAGGTTTAAGGGGCGCGGTTGGAAGGAAAATCGGTGGCATTACTTTAACCACGTTAAACATCGAGCCAGAAAAAGCCGTGAGTGAACTAGTTGGAATAGTTAACTCGAGCCCTGAGGACCCTTATTGGCCTGGCTTTCCTCCATTAATACGTAGAGCTAGCAGTACTACTTGCCTCGATAGAAGAATCACTGATATAAGCGATGAAGAAGCCCTCAAACTACTATTAAACACCATGGAGACTTTGAGAAGCAAGGCCATGGAGAAGCATGTTGAGAAAGCCATCGTCGTCGAGGGCTCGTTGAACCTAGGTACCCAGAAGATACGTGTTTTAAACTTGCATGGAGTCGACACTAGCTCGGAGTGCACATTTATTAGCATGTGGCTTACATTAAGCGCTGAATCACCTAGCGGCTCATCCGATAAATCAATGTTCATAGCTAAACGCGGACTCGACGAATCATATATATTGAAGCAGGCTGAAGAAGCAGGTGAGCTGGCAACGTTATTCACTAATGCAGGATTAGTGGAAAGCGGCGTCTACGATTTAATACTGGCTCCAGAAGCAGCTGGATTAATCATCTCCACCGTGTTGGCACCGGCTTTCTCAGCCTTAAACATTCTTGAGTCAAGGAGCCCATTGAAGGATAAAACAGGTAAGCAGGTTGCATCGCAACAGGTATCTATAATAGATGACCCATTGATACCCCTGGAACTAGGTAGTAGGAGTTTCGATGATGAAGGTGTAGGCACATATAGTAAAATAGTGGTTGATAAAGGAGTGTTCAAGCAACCATTGCACTCGTATTATACAGCATCTAGGATGAGTACCGAGACTACTGGAAACGGGTTCAGGCGTTCACCCGGTAGCCCGGTGCAACCGGGTGTTACCAACCTTATACTTCAGCCGGTTAGGGGTGATTTAAACAGCTTCATTAATGAAGCTGGGAGAGCGCTAGTGGTTTACGAGATGATCGGGTATTGGATGAGTAACCCAGTCAACGGCGTCGTGAAGGCCACAGTGAGCCATGGATTGCTAGTTGAAAAAGGTAGGATTATTCAACCAGTTAAAGGAGTAGTAATCACTGGTAACATCTACGAGTGGCTGAACAACGGTCTTGCAGGTGTTGGAGGAGACCTAGCTGTGAATAACGGGGTTGGCTCCCCAAGCCTATGGATCCACGGGGTTAATGTGGCTGGGAGGTAA
- a CDS encoding helix-turn-helix domain-containing protein, which yields MIDLSEQKTVKEKLLEFLSKQDKPLMPKEISRLTGMNYNTVRARLHDLRKEGLVERVLEGWIAKKT from the coding sequence GTGATTGATTTGAGCGAGCAGAAAACCGTTAAGGAGAAGCTATTAGAGTTTCTAAGCAAACAGGATAAGCCGTTAATGCCTAAGGAGATAAGCAGGTTAACCGGGATGAACTATAATACTGTGAGGGCTAGGCTCCATGATTTAAGGAAAGAGGGCCTCGTTGAGAGGGTGCTGGAAGGCTGGATTGCCAAAAAGACATAA
- a CDS encoding HD domain-containing protein: MQPHSGFMELFTWKMVSDPIYGFVYFNREIEEQIINSSLLQRLRYIMQLQTAHLVYPGAVHTRFQHSLGVMHLSGLVAEDLTWKLVSIYGREALEDYSPATLIEASRLAGLLHDVGHAAFGHSFEHSVLWRRTMPSELANHERIGLKLVELVLEDALIKLEEKYGLNGLNDVLKKLLKDNYDGPPLIRMYRWVIKDGLYPTDIVDFLRRDSYYAGTSEYGYISHERLYRNTYPLIEGGGFKPILDRTGLGEFKQYMIAKASMYEHVYYHSVCRAFDKILDTLLERLDEEYGLVERVIAISKGRIEDFLELTDVYVYNILLGKALREESETGRLARLMLIERKPEWRRVGGDYVLNGYGGPRFISEILKLIFNREWRSKVVSALTEELSRKLSGIGVTEEDVWVDVLDVSPVPKTLLYPGGENSIPGVVVYTGKILGRQIVVGQEINLLEGELPLAVIFRAYVRRGKYRVEAESIASKTIGDVLESLLRINMDEYRRSIEEAYKSATGIDYSRFKLTM; encoded by the coding sequence ATGCAGCCTCATAGTGGTTTCATGGAGTTATTTACATGGAAAATGGTGAGCGACCCTATATACGGCTTCGTTTACTTCAACAGGGAAATCGAGGAACAGATTATTAATAGTAGCCTACTCCAGAGACTCCGCTACATAATGCAGTTGCAGACAGCCCACCTTGTTTACCCTGGCGCTGTTCACACCAGGTTCCAGCATAGCCTCGGTGTAATGCATCTAAGCGGGTTGGTTGCAGAGGATTTAACATGGAAGCTCGTGTCTATTTATGGAAGGGAAGCATTAGAAGACTACTCTCCTGCCACACTAATAGAGGCCAGTAGACTAGCCGGGCTACTCCACGATGTAGGGCATGCAGCCTTCGGCCACTCCTTCGAGCACTCTGTTCTATGGAGGAGGACGATGCCCAGTGAGTTAGCGAATCATGAGAGGATAGGACTCAAGCTAGTGGAGCTAGTCTTAGAGGATGCACTCATTAAACTAGAAGAGAAGTATGGTTTAAACGGTTTAAACGATGTCTTAAAGAAGCTACTGAAGGATAATTATGATGGCCCACCGCTTATCAGGATGTATAGGTGGGTTATCAAGGATGGATTGTATCCAACCGATATAGTCGACTTCCTCAGGAGGGATAGCTATTATGCTGGTACAAGCGAGTATGGTTATATAAGTCATGAGAGGCTCTACAGGAACACCTACCCCCTCATAGAGGGAGGCGGCTTCAAACCCATCCTAGATAGAACTGGTCTAGGAGAGTTTAAGCAATACATGATTGCCAAGGCAAGCATGTATGAGCACGTATACTATCACAGTGTTTGCAGAGCCTTCGATAAAATACTCGACACGCTCCTAGAGAGACTTGATGAGGAATACGGGCTCGTGGAAAGAGTGATCGCTATATCCAAGGGAAGGATCGAGGACTTCCTCGAGTTAACCGATGTATACGTATACAATATCCTCCTAGGTAAGGCTTTAAGGGAGGAGTCCGAAACCGGGCGTCTAGCCAGGTTGATGCTTATCGAGAGGAAGCCTGAGTGGAGGCGTGTCGGCGGAGACTACGTGTTAAACGGATACGGAGGACCGAGGTTCATTAGTGAAATACTTAAATTAATCTTTAACAGGGAGTGGAGGAGTAAAGTTGTATCCGCTCTCACGGAAGAATTATCTAGAAAGCTTAGTGGAATAGGGGTTACAGAGGAAGATGTATGGGTTGACGTACTCGATGTATCACCGGTGCCCAAGACCCTTCTGTACCCTGGTGGAGAAAACAGCATACCCGGGGTTGTGGTTTACACCGGTAAAATACTGGGCAGACAGATAGTCGTGGGGCAAGAGATAAATCTACTAGAGGGAGAGCTGCCTCTGGCAGTGATATTCAGGGCCTACGTGAGAAGAGGTAAGTACAGGGTTGAAGCAGAATCCATAGCCTCTAAGACCATTGGGGATGTCTTGGAGAGCCTGCTCAGGATAAACATGGATGAGTATAGGAGGAGTATTGAGGAAGCATATAAGTCTGCCACGGGTATTGATTACTCGAGATTCAAACTCACAATGTAA